From the Terriglobales bacterium genome, one window contains:
- the gndA gene encoding NADP-dependent phosphogluconate dehydrogenase, with protein MAAKIGVVGLGVMGSNLALNMERNGFPVVGYDLDANKMRAFLNGPAKSKKVTGVDSPAALMEALEKPRRILIMVPAGAPVDSAIDHLKPHLEPGDILMDGGNSAFLDTDRRNKALEAQGFLYIGTGVSGGEEGALWGPAIMPGGQPEAWEAVAPILRAIAAKADDGEPCVEYMGPRGAGHYVKMVHNGIEYGDMQLIAECYDLLHRGLGIGAGELHDIFSEWNKGDLKSYLVEITANILAKKDEQTGKPLVDVILDEAQQKGTGKLASQNALDLGAPIPTINAAVESRILSALKPQRVAASKVLRGPVPSFKGDKQKLIKAVEHALYASKVTSYAQGMALIQIASGEYKYDLRPKNIAKIWRAGCIIRATLLGQIMAAYDRNPALTNLLLDEAFRDAVASRQDSWRLVVQTAVGMGIPVLAIGSSLAYFDAYRSERLPANLTQAQRDYFGAHTYRRTDKDGVFHTEWTSSEVHATAGK; from the coding sequence GTGGCAGCGAAAATTGGAGTGGTGGGACTGGGCGTGATGGGCTCAAATCTGGCCCTGAATATGGAACGCAATGGTTTTCCCGTTGTGGGATACGACCTGGACGCGAACAAAATGCGCGCGTTCCTTAACGGTCCGGCGAAGAGCAAGAAGGTCACTGGTGTAGATTCACCAGCCGCCCTTATGGAAGCTTTGGAGAAGCCCCGGCGTATCCTTATTATGGTTCCTGCCGGAGCGCCGGTTGACAGCGCCATTGACCACCTGAAGCCGCATCTTGAGCCGGGGGACATCCTCATGGATGGCGGCAATTCCGCCTTTCTCGACACCGACCGCCGCAACAAGGCACTTGAAGCGCAAGGGTTCCTCTATATCGGGACCGGGGTCTCGGGCGGAGAAGAAGGCGCGCTGTGGGGGCCGGCCATCATGCCCGGCGGACAACCGGAAGCGTGGGAGGCTGTAGCTCCGATTCTGCGCGCCATTGCCGCCAAAGCCGACGACGGCGAGCCCTGCGTCGAATACATGGGACCGCGCGGAGCCGGCCACTACGTCAAGATGGTGCACAACGGCATCGAGTACGGCGATATGCAATTGATTGCCGAATGCTATGACTTGCTCCACCGTGGTCTTGGAATTGGTGCCGGCGAACTGCACGATATTTTTAGCGAGTGGAACAAAGGGGATCTCAAGTCCTACCTGGTTGAGATCACGGCAAACATCCTGGCAAAAAAAGATGAGCAAACCGGCAAACCTCTGGTAGATGTGATTCTCGATGAAGCCCAACAGAAGGGTACCGGAAAGCTGGCCAGCCAGAACGCGCTCGACCTGGGAGCGCCTATCCCTACCATCAACGCCGCGGTTGAAAGCCGCATTTTGTCGGCGCTCAAACCGCAGCGCGTTGCCGCCAGCAAAGTGCTGCGCGGGCCGGTCCCGTCGTTCAAGGGTGATAAGCAGAAGCTGATCAAGGCAGTCGAGCACGCGCTTTATGCCAGCAAGGTCACCTCGTACGCTCAAGGCATGGCTTTGATACAAATTGCGTCAGGGGAATATAAATACGACCTGCGTCCCAAGAACATCGCCAAGATCTGGCGCGCCGGTTGCATCATCCGCGCGACGTTGCTCGGTCAGATCATGGCCGCTTACGATCGCAACCCTGCGTTGACGAACCTGCTGCTCGATGAAGCTTTCCGCGACGCGGTTGCAAGCCGCCAGGACTCTTGGCGCCTGGTCGTTCAAACTGCCGTAGGAATGGGGATTCCCGTTCTGGCGATCGGTTCATCACTGGCATACTTCGATGCCTACCGCAGTGAACGCCTGCCGGCGAATTTGACGCAGGCCCAGCGTGATTATTTCGGGGCGCATACCTACCGGCGCACCGACAAAGACGGTGTGTTTCATACCGAGTGGACCAGCAGTGAAGTTCACGCCACCGCTGGCAAATGA
- a CDS encoding NCS1 family nucleobase:cation symporter-1 — protein MSATSPVASSTTAGRSIESSPLYNHDLAPAGPEKRTWTTYNYAALWVSMSVNILTYMLAASLIQGGMNWKQAVLTVFLGNTIVLAPMLLNSQPGARYGVPFPVLARASFGVLGANFAAVLRALVACGWFGIQSWIGGEAINTLLGTVWPAWRNNPHGVAICFTIFWAINVIVILRGIEYIRFLQGLSAPILLAVGLLLLGWAYFGAGGFGPMLSAPSQFSSTGDFLKFLIPALNGTVGFWSTVSLNIPDFTRFAKDERGQAIGQAIALPLTMTLYSFIGVAVTSATVVIYDTAIWDPVQLLSRFHSPVAVVISLLAILLATLNVNIGANVVSPANDFSNLWPRKISFKTGGVITCFIGVAMMPWKLLANHKTFIFGWLGGYAAVLGPVAGIMICDYYLVRRKRLVVNDLYLRGGEYEYSSGFNWRAIAALVIGSAVALMGLVIPSVRFLYDYSWFVGFAVAFVSYYTLMRTGK, from the coding sequence ATGAGCGCCACATCTCCTGTAGCATCTTCTACTACGGCGGGAAGGTCCATAGAATCCAGCCCGCTGTATAACCACGACCTTGCCCCGGCTGGCCCTGAAAAGCGCACCTGGACTACCTACAACTACGCCGCACTCTGGGTCTCGATGTCCGTCAATATTCTGACGTACATGCTCGCGGCCAGCCTGATTCAAGGCGGCATGAACTGGAAGCAGGCGGTGTTGACGGTCTTTCTGGGCAACACCATCGTCCTGGCTCCCATGCTTCTGAATTCGCAGCCCGGCGCCCGTTACGGCGTTCCCTTTCCGGTGCTGGCCCGTGCATCGTTCGGAGTGCTGGGTGCGAACTTCGCGGCGGTGCTGCGGGCTCTGGTCGCTTGCGGATGGTTTGGAATTCAAAGCTGGATCGGCGGCGAGGCCATCAATACGCTGCTCGGAACTGTCTGGCCGGCGTGGCGCAACAACCCGCATGGCGTCGCCATCTGCTTCACCATCTTCTGGGCGATCAACGTGATCGTAATCCTCAGAGGTATCGAGTACATTCGCTTTCTGCAAGGTCTCAGCGCGCCGATTCTGCTGGCGGTCGGCCTGCTCCTGTTGGGATGGGCTTATTTCGGCGCCGGTGGCTTCGGTCCCATGCTCTCCGCGCCCTCCCAGTTCTCGAGCACCGGCGATTTTCTGAAATTCCTCATCCCCGCGCTCAACGGAACGGTCGGCTTCTGGTCAACCGTCTCTCTCAACATTCCCGACTTCACCCGCTTTGCCAAAGACGAACGCGGACAAGCCATCGGACAAGCCATCGCGCTGCCGCTCACCATGACGCTCTACTCGTTCATCGGTGTGGCCGTCACTTCGGCGACGGTCGTGATCTACGACACGGCCATCTGGGACCCGGTCCAACTCCTCAGCCGCTTCCACTCTCCGGTCGCGGTTGTGATTTCGTTACTGGCCATTCTGCTCGCGACTCTCAACGTCAATATCGGCGCCAACGTGGTCTCCCCGGCCAATGATTTTTCCAACCTTTGGCCGCGCAAAATCTCATTCAAAACCGGCGGCGTCATCACCTGCTTCATCGGCGTTGCCATGATGCCGTGGAAGCTGCTGGCCAATCACAAGACATTTATCTTTGGCTGGTTGGGCGGATACGCCGCTGTGCTGGGCCCGGTGGCGGGAATCATGATCTGCGACTACTACCTGGTCCGGCGCAAGCGTCTCGTGGTGAATGACCTGTATTTGCGCGGTGGAGAATACGAATACTCCAGCGGCTTCAACTGGCGGGCCATTGCGGCATTGGTGATCGGCTCAGCCGTGGCGCTCATGGGACTGGTCATTCCATCGGTCAGGTTTCTCTACGACTACTCCTGGTTTGTAGGATTTGCCGTGGCGTTTGTAAGTTACTACACCCTCATGCGTACCGGAAAGTAG
- a CDS encoding aspartate aminotransferase family protein: MTKDEIIKKHKQYLFPSIFTYYAEPLVTDHASMQYLWDADGKKYLDFFGGIVTISVGHANPRITSKIKAQVDKLQHASTVFPNEAVVALAEKIAQITPGEISQSYFTNSGTEANETAIQLARMYTGRYEVVALRHGYSGRSQLAQGLTAHNTWRKSLPVPAPGVVHALNAYCYRCPLGKTYPSCEVACAKDLEAVIQTTTSGQIAAFIAEPIQGVGGFVTPPKEYFKIVFKIVKDYGGLFISDEVQTGWGRTGKRWFGIEQWEVTPDIITAAKGLANGVPVGGTFTRPEIAASFKGLQISTFGGNPVTSVAARATIELIEEDRLMDNAATVGDYFRQGLEELKQKHELIGDVRGMGLMQAIEFVKDRTSKEPAPQETNQFLEECRKRGLLIGKGGLYGNVIRMSPPLNIAKTDVDEAIRAMDEALMAMAPAAVGAGKAR, encoded by the coding sequence ATGACAAAAGACGAGATCATCAAAAAACACAAGCAGTACCTGTTTCCTTCTATCTTTACCTACTACGCTGAGCCCCTGGTTACCGACCATGCCAGCATGCAGTACCTATGGGATGCCGACGGCAAAAAGTATCTCGACTTCTTCGGTGGCATCGTCACCATCTCCGTCGGACACGCCAATCCCCGCATCACATCCAAGATCAAAGCGCAGGTTGACAAGCTGCAGCATGCATCCACTGTGTTTCCCAATGAGGCGGTGGTCGCACTGGCAGAAAAGATTGCTCAGATCACGCCGGGTGAGATCAGCCAGAGCTACTTCACCAACAGCGGAACCGAAGCCAACGAGACCGCAATTCAGCTCGCCCGCATGTATACCGGCCGTTACGAAGTGGTTGCGCTCCGCCACGGATACAGTGGCCGCTCGCAACTCGCTCAAGGTCTTACCGCTCACAACACCTGGCGCAAATCGCTGCCCGTGCCCGCTCCGGGCGTTGTGCATGCTCTGAACGCATATTGCTATCGCTGTCCTCTGGGCAAAACGTATCCGAGCTGCGAGGTTGCATGCGCCAAAGATCTCGAAGCCGTCATCCAGACCACGACCTCTGGACAGATTGCCGCCTTCATCGCCGAGCCGATCCAGGGCGTCGGCGGCTTTGTCACTCCGCCGAAAGAGTACTTCAAGATTGTCTTCAAAATTGTGAAAGACTACGGCGGTCTGTTTATCTCTGACGAGGTACAGACCGGCTGGGGCCGCACCGGCAAACGCTGGTTTGGAATCGAGCAGTGGGAGGTCACGCCCGATATCATCACGGCCGCCAAAGGGTTGGCCAACGGAGTGCCGGTGGGTGGAACATTTACCCGTCCGGAGATCGCGGCCAGCTTCAAGGGCCTGCAGATCTCGACGTTTGGCGGCAATCCCGTTACTTCCGTCGCTGCCAGGGCCACCATCGAACTGATTGAAGAAGACCGGCTGATGGATAACGCGGCTACGGTTGGCGATTACTTCCGCCAGGGCCTTGAAGAGCTGAAGCAAAAGCATGAGCTCATCGGCGATGTCCGTGGCATGGGATTGATGCAGGCCATCGAGTTCGTCAAAGATCGCACCTCCAAAGAACCCGCTCCGCAGGAAACCAACCAGTTCCTGGAAGAGTGCCGCAAGCGCGGACTGCTCATCGGCAAAGGTGGCCTGTACGGGAATGTGATCCGCATGTCTCCGCCGCTCAATATTGCCAAGACCGACGTTGACGAAGCGATTCGTGCGATGGATGAAGCCCTGATGGCAATGGCTCCGGCCGCGGTCGGCGCGGGAAAGGCCCGCTGA
- a CDS encoding nitrilase-related carbon-nitrogen hydrolase: protein MSRMVRCGLIQASNPLGPENTLEKIKKAMIEKHLKLIDQAAKKKVQILCLQEIFYGPYFCAEQNTRWYELTERVPDGPTIKLMQKIAAKHHMVMIVPIYEVEMTGLYYNTAAVIDADGKYLGKYRKHHIPQVAPGFWEKFYFTPGDTDYAVFDTKYAKVGVYICYDRHFPEGARILGLNGAEIVFNPSATVAGLSEYLWELEQPAHAVANGYFVGALNRVGKEAPWNIGEFYGKSYFCNPRGKIIAQASRDKDEVVVADLDLDMIAEVRNTWQFFRDRRPDSYQTLTAQAGKAAGTH from the coding sequence ATGTCCCGAATGGTCCGCTGTGGGTTGATCCAGGCCAGCAATCCTCTTGGTCCCGAGAATACTCTCGAAAAAATCAAGAAAGCCATGATCGAAAAGCACTTGAAGCTGATTGATCAGGCAGCCAAAAAGAAGGTCCAGATCCTTTGCCTGCAGGAAATCTTCTATGGTCCTTATTTCTGTGCCGAGCAAAATACGCGCTGGTACGAACTGACCGAACGTGTGCCTGACGGTCCGACGATCAAGCTGATGCAGAAGATTGCGGCGAAACACCACATGGTGATGATCGTCCCGATTTATGAAGTGGAGATGACCGGCCTCTACTACAACACCGCCGCTGTTATTGACGCTGATGGCAAATATCTCGGCAAATATCGCAAGCACCACATCCCCCAGGTGGCGCCCGGCTTCTGGGAGAAGTTTTATTTCACGCCGGGAGACACCGACTACGCCGTCTTCGATACAAAGTACGCCAAGGTTGGAGTGTATATCTGCTACGACCGCCATTTCCCCGAAGGAGCACGCATCCTGGGATTGAACGGCGCCGAGATTGTCTTCAATCCTTCGGCAACCGTCGCCGGGCTTTCCGAATACCTTTGGGAGCTTGAACAGCCGGCGCACGCCGTAGCCAACGGATACTTCGTGGGAGCGCTGAACCGGGTGGGAAAAGAAGCGCCCTGGAACATCGGCGAATTCTACGGCAAGAGTTATTTCTGCAATCCACGCGGCAAAATCATCGCGCAAGCCAGCCGTGACAAAGACGAAGTCGTCGTCGCCGATCTCGACCTCGATATGATCGCAGAGGTGCGCAACACATGGCAGTTCTTCCGCGACCGGCGCCCAGACAGCTATCAGACGCTTACTGCGCAAGCTGGAAAAGCGGCCGGAACTCACTAA